A portion of the Nitratidesulfovibrio termitidis HI1 genome contains these proteins:
- a CDS encoding DUF4124 domain-containing protein, with translation MFSLRKPGAPLAALLVAGLLVAPGVALGGKVYIWTDEKGVKHISDKPPAQAPADMKSLSATPNEGRPDAPASTYAIPDMSGALQGGAHVVDGMLMKPDGTPVLGPDGQPVHVGPDGQMPPTIQSGPDPKAEEREALQRRLEELQKEKDAYDLDNRRARSKGDGYAKQRSRYHQNEVEGRINEVESRLRLLDGGGEASGGEGTQ, from the coding sequence ATGTTCTCACTGCGTAAGCCGGGTGCGCCGCTGGCGGCATTGCTGGTGGCCGGTTTGCTGGTTGCGCCGGGCGTGGCCCTGGGCGGCAAGGTCTACATCTGGACCGATGAGAAGGGCGTGAAGCATATCTCCGACAAGCCCCCGGCACAGGCCCCCGCCGACATGAAAAGTCTTTCCGCCACGCCCAACGAGGGGCGGCCCGACGCCCCGGCATCCACCTACGCCATTCCCGACATGAGCGGCGCGTTGCAGGGCGGCGCGCATGTGGTGGACGGCATGCTGATGAAGCCGGACGGCACACCCGTCCTTGGGCCCGATGGCCAGCCCGTGCATGTCGGCCCCGACGGTCAGATGCCGCCAACCATCCAGTCCGGGCCGGACCCCAAGGCGGAAGAGCGAGAGGCCCTGCAACGTCGCCTGGAGGAACTCCAGAAGGAAAAGGACGCCTACGACCTCGACAACCGGCGCGCCCGCTCCAAGGGCGACGGCTACGCCAAGCAGCGTTCACGCTATCACCAGAACGAAGTGGAAGGCCGCATCAACGAGGTGGAAAGCCGCCTGCGCCTGCTGGACGGGGGCGGTGAAGCCTCCGGCGGCGAAGGTACGCAGTAG
- a CDS encoding lytic transglycosylase domain-containing protein has protein sequence MHHMTFRPSPVPVAAPGPHGAPYTTKPASATPLRWRGRGRAALLAAALTLALAAPLGGTGGLVRPAAAAPPSEVVTIYRYVDEDGVVHLTDKPKGDTRYRVFGRFRVQELVKAVGPVGIKGLAARHGARHGVDPRLVEAVIAVESNYDPTAVSPAGAQGLMQIMPGTQRDLRVSAPFDADANVEGGVRYLKSLMDRFGDLPLALAAYNAGPERVARHGGIPPIPETQQYVTKVMDTYARLSR, from the coding sequence ATGCATCACATGACATTCAGGCCCAGTCCGGTGCCCGTTGCGGCACCCGGCCCCCACGGTGCACCATACACCACCAAGCCTGCATCGGCCACGCCCCTTAGATGGCGCGGGCGGGGCCGCGCGGCCCTGCTGGCCGCCGCGCTGACGCTGGCCCTTGCCGCCCCCCTTGGGGGTACCGGCGGCCTCGTCCGCCCCGCCGCCGCTGCCCCCCCGTCCGAAGTCGTCACCATCTACCGCTACGTGGACGAGGACGGCGTGGTCCACCTTACCGACAAGCCAAAGGGCGACACGCGCTACCGGGTGTTCGGGCGGTTTCGGGTGCAGGAACTGGTAAAGGCCGTGGGGCCGGTGGGCATCAAGGGGTTGGCCGCCAGGCACGGCGCGCGCCACGGGGTGGACCCGCGCCTGGTGGAGGCGGTGATTGCCGTGGAATCGAACTACGACCCCACGGCGGTTTCACCCGCCGGGGCCCAGGGGCTGATGCAGATCATGCCCGGCACCCAGCGCGACCTGAGGGTTTCCGCCCCGTTCGACGCCGACGCCAACGTGGAGGGCGGCGTGCGCTACCTGAAGTCGCTCATGGACCGCTTCGGCGATCTGCCGCTGGCGCTGGCCGCGTACAACGCCGGTCCGGAACGGGTGGCCAGGCACGGCGGCATTCCCCCCATACCGGAAACGCAGCAGTATGTGACCAAGGTGATGGATACCTATGCGCGCCTTTCACGGTAG
- a CDS encoding prepilin peptidase: MPYTDPAVFPWLALVLGLVLGSFYNVCIHRAIEGQSLLWPPSHCPHCSAPLRPWHLVPIFSYLALRGRCHACGQRISPRYPIVEAASGLLALLLALRFGAAWPFAVYMVFGGALLVASFIDFETFILPDVITLPGIVAAPVAAVLLLDMPLADSLIGAVAGGGVFWLVLAGFKRVRGIDGMGLGDVKLMALIGGLCGWQALPVVTLLAGLSALLAAAWFLRRRAEGQSAREVAIPFGPFLSLGAVVYMLYGPALVRWWFGFVTGKPV; the protein is encoded by the coding sequence ATGCCGTACACTGATCCCGCCGTCTTTCCTTGGCTTGCGCTGGTGCTGGGCCTTGTGCTTGGCAGCTTCTACAACGTGTGCATCCACCGGGCCATCGAGGGGCAGTCGCTGCTGTGGCCGCCGTCGCACTGCCCGCACTGTTCCGCGCCCCTGCGACCGTGGCATCTGGTGCCCATTTTCAGCTATCTTGCGCTGCGCGGGCGCTGTCACGCCTGCGGCCAGCGCATCAGCCCGCGCTATCCAATAGTAGAGGCCGCGTCCGGCCTGCTGGCCCTGCTGCTGGCGTTGCGCTTTGGCGCCGCGTGGCCCTTCGCCGTGTACATGGTGTTTGGCGGGGCGCTGCTGGTGGCCTCGTTCATCGATTTCGAAACGTTCATCCTGCCCGATGTCATCACCCTGCCCGGCATCGTGGCCGCCCCGGTGGCCGCCGTGCTGCTGCTGGACATGCCCCTGGCCGACAGCCTGATCGGCGCGGTGGCGGGCGGCGGCGTGTTCTGGCTGGTGCTGGCTGGCTTCAAGCGGGTACGCGGCATAGACGGGATGGGCCTTGGCGACGTGAAGCTGATGGCGCTCATCGGCGGGCTGTGCGGCTGGCAGGCCCTGCCCGTGGTCACGTTGTTGGCGGGCCTTTCGGCCCTGCTGGCCGCCGCGTGGTTTCTGCGCCGCCGCGCAGAGGGCCAGTCCGCCCGCGAGGTGGCCATTCCCTTCGGCCCGTTCCTCAGTCTGGGCGCGGTGGTGTACATGCTGTACGGCCCGGCGCTGGTGCGCTGGTGGTTCGGGTTCGTCACCGGAAAGCCGGTCTGA
- a CDS encoding type IV pilus twitching motility protein PilT, whose protein sequence is MARIDQFFHILHQLGGSDLHLSSGCTPMVRVHGTLQRLDHPTLDDTELAAMLDEIIPPARRDEFAASGDLDFGYAVPDVARYRANFYHHERGVGAAFREIPSNIPSVEALGLPPLLRDLAMLPKGLVLLTGPTGSGKSTTLAAMIDHANTHRRDHIITIEDPVEFVHAPRGCLINQREVGRHTKSFAAALRGALREDPDIILVGEMRDLETISLALEAAETGHLVLSTVHTISAPKTIDRIVEVFPPEMQAQIRTSLSETLQAVISQVLFPRADKPGRVAALEIMLGVPAVRNLIRESKTYQLASVLQTGKNAGMQTLDDDILRLLGAGLIHPRDAAVHVADKPRFKPYLTGVNATPMGRAGSASDITDDDF, encoded by the coding sequence ATGGCACGCATCGACCAGTTTTTCCACATCCTGCACCAGCTTGGCGGCTCCGACCTGCACCTTTCCAGCGGCTGCACGCCCATGGTGCGCGTGCACGGCACGCTGCAACGGCTGGATCACCCCACGCTGGACGACACAGAACTTGCCGCCATGCTTGACGAAATCATTCCCCCGGCCCGACGCGACGAATTCGCCGCCAGCGGCGATCTGGACTTCGGCTACGCCGTGCCCGACGTGGCCCGCTACCGCGCCAACTTCTACCATCACGAGCGCGGCGTGGGCGCGGCATTCCGAGAAATCCCCAGCAATATTCCTTCTGTGGAGGCGCTGGGCCTGCCCCCGCTGCTGCGCGACCTGGCCATGCTGCCCAAAGGCCTCGTGCTGCTGACCGGCCCCACCGGCAGCGGCAAGTCCACCACGCTGGCGGCCATGATCGACCACGCCAACACCCACCGCCGCGACCACATCATCACCATCGAAGACCCGGTGGAATTCGTGCACGCGCCGCGCGGGTGCCTGATCAACCAGCGCGAGGTGGGCCGCCACACCAAAAGCTTTGCCGCCGCCCTGCGCGGCGCCCTGCGTGAAGACCCGGACATCATCCTGGTGGGCGAAATGCGCGACCTGGAAACCATCAGCCTGGCGCTGGAGGCGGCGGAAACCGGGCACTTGGTGCTGTCCACGGTGCACACCATCTCCGCGCCCAAGACCATCGACCGCATCGTCGAGGTCTTTCCGCCGGAGATGCAGGCCCAGATCCGCACCAGCCTTTCGGAAACCCTGCAGGCCGTCATTTCGCAGGTGCTCTTTCCGCGTGCCGACAAGCCGGGCCGGGTGGCCGCGCTGGAAATCATGCTGGGCGTGCCCGCCGTGCGCAACCTGATCCGCGAAAGCAAGACCTACCAACTGGCCAGCGTGCTGCAAACCGGCAAGAACGCGGGCATGCAGACCCTGGACGACGACATTCTGCGGCTGCTGGGCGCGGGGCTGATACACCCGCGCGACGCCGCCGTGCACGTGGCCGACAAGCCGCGCTTCAAGCCGTATCTGACCGGGGTGAACGCCACGCCCATGGGGCGAGCGGGAAGCGCGTCGGACATCACGGATGACGATTTCTGA
- a CDS encoding AAA family ATPase: protein MNYLELLGLSREPFSTSPDPLSYYRAPGHELCLHRLEIAVRLRRGLNVVLGEVGTGKSTLCRCLLRAFAEQPEVTAHLILDPGFASAEAFALHLCDLLAGPDGGAGKSVQPGTGSAGGVAAPASESTAGVNASHDGEQSGMLAANITVSSAPAQGPTHGSTQGAAQALADTPRTPPGSELRREAVERIQTALLRLTQEQPGQHGQREGGRIVVLCIDEGQKLLPECLEVLRELLNFETNTEKLLQIILFGQRELEDTIAALPNFRDRINEYLPLRPLSRRETIRMVRHRLRLAGGPAGERLFTLPALLAVHHATGGYPRKIMRLCHQLVMNLLINNRRRVTWREVLAFARRDAGLGGRLDTGPAVGTGRVGTSPLRVVGYAALTAVLLGGVLLGGGVLTGRMPSGHMPWNGELHLPWASGGGQAAAPVEGQADAATKDDTGGMLRPVLALLGLSGKGTTSEDGAGMRPDSAQAGPPSLPGSPSLPGSPNAASPESRAGTVSRPLATTPVAQSPAAGAVQTTAVTTPPARLGMVVLPRGETLLGLLDTVYGRAAAVLDAVMQANPAIANPNRLPSDTILALPALAMEPGMERRGQCALLLESHATVEEAYRALRARGGKRDVVLAPVWKPDRGLRFYLMPPRFYAKPADARAAAERLFPRFPAATVEPAFGDGAVFYRNFD, encoded by the coding sequence ATGAACTATCTTGAATTGCTGGGGCTTTCGCGCGAGCCGTTTTCCACCTCGCCAGACCCGCTCTCGTACTACCGCGCACCCGGCCACGAGCTGTGCCTGCACCGGCTGGAAATCGCCGTGCGGTTGCGGCGCGGGCTGAACGTGGTGCTGGGCGAGGTGGGGACCGGCAAAAGCACCCTGTGCCGCTGCCTGCTGCGCGCCTTTGCCGAACAGCCGGAAGTGACCGCGCACCTGATACTGGACCCCGGCTTTGCCAGTGCCGAGGCCTTTGCCCTGCACCTGTGCGACCTGCTGGCAGGGCCGGATGGCGGCGCGGGTAAGAGTGTGCAGCCGGGTACGGGGAGTGCGGGAGGGGTGGCTGCACCCGCAAGCGAATCCACCGCCGGTGTGAACGCCAGCCATGATGGCGAGCAATCCGGCATGTTGGCGGCGAACATCACGGTCAGCAGTGCGCCTGCGCAAGGACCAACGCACGGTTCAACACAAGGTGCTGCACAAGCGCTGGCCGACACACCGCGCACGCCCCCCGGCAGCGAACTGCGGCGAGAAGCCGTGGAGCGCATCCAGACCGCCCTGCTGCGCCTGACGCAGGAACAACCCGGTCAGCACGGGCAACGGGAAGGCGGCCGCATCGTGGTGCTGTGCATCGACGAAGGCCAGAAGCTGCTGCCCGAATGCCTGGAAGTGCTGCGCGAACTGCTGAATTTCGAAACCAACACCGAAAAGCTGCTCCAGATCATCCTGTTCGGCCAGCGCGAACTGGAAGACACCATTGCCGCACTGCCCAACTTTCGCGACCGCATCAACGAGTACCTGCCCCTGCGCCCCCTTTCGCGGCGAGAAACCATCCGCATGGTGCGCCATCGGCTACGCCTGGCGGGCGGCCCCGCCGGGGAACGGCTGTTCACCCTGCCCGCGCTGCTGGCCGTGCATCACGCCACCGGCGGCTACCCCCGCAAGATCATGCGCCTGTGCCACCAACTGGTCATGAACCTGCTGATCAACAACCGCCGCCGGGTAACCTGGCGCGAGGTGCTGGCCTTTGCCCGCCGCGATGCGGGGCTGGGCGGCAGGCTGGACACCGGACCTGCGGTCGGTACGGGCCGGGTCGGGACAAGCCCGCTCCGCGTGGTGGGCTATGCCGCGCTGACCGCCGTACTGCTGGGTGGGGTGCTGCTTGGCGGCGGCGTGCTGACCGGGCGCATGCCGTCCGGGCACATGCCATGGAACGGCGAACTGCACCTGCCATGGGCATCCGGCGGAGGACAGGCTGCCGCACCCGTCGAAGGGCAGGCGGATGCTGCGACAAAAGATGACACGGGGGGGATGCTCCGCCCGGTGCTGGCCCTGTTGGGGTTGTCCGGCAAGGGCACCACGTCGGAGGATGGCGCGGGCATGCGACCAGACAGTGCACAGGCTGGACCGCCCAGTCTGCCCGGTTCACCCAGTCTGCCCGGCTCACCCAACGCAGCAAGTCCTGAAAGTCGCGCGGGCACCGTGTCCCGCCCGCTGGCGACAACGCCCGTGGCGCAGTCCCCTGCGGCAGGTGCCGTCCAGACAACCGCCGTGACCACCCCCCCCGCCCGGCTGGGGATGGTGGTGCTGCCGCGCGGCGAAACCCTGCTCGGCCTGCTGGACACCGTGTATGGCCGGGCCGCTGCCGTGCTGGACGCCGTGATGCAGGCCAACCCGGCCATCGCCAACCCCAACCGGCTGCCCTCGGACACCATTCTGGCCCTGCCCGCCCTGGCCATGGAACCGGGCATGGAGCGACGCGGCCAATGCGCCCTGCTGCTGGAAAGCCACGCCACGGTGGAAGAAGCCTACCGCGCGCTGCGCGCCAGGGGCGGCAAGCGCGACGTTGTGCTGGCCCCGGTGTGGAAGCCCGACCGGGGGCTGCGCTTCTACCTGATGCCGCCGCGCTTCTACGCCAAACCCGCCGATGCCCGCGCGGCGGCGGAGCGGCTGTTCCCGCGCTTTCCCGCCGCCACCGTGGAACCGGCCTTTGGCGACGGCGCGGTGTTCTATCGCAATTTCGACTGA
- a CDS encoding PhoH family protein, which produces MAKKKVDAGNGKRRKERAAPVTGATSVPAPSAMQEEAPPLPERNGKIKLTALEDFEEHRQSHHADLKNAARTAPRPPGKANGKAARAPAAPATSAASAPTGPASRRKPATRPTTGEIRKHYVIDTNVLLEDPGCIEQLRSDNENACYLPQTVLQELDKLKRQPAKAHLVSRAVSAVEAAVTRGHLRVVTGDYQALALPSSAPEVKSSPDQYIIADARSLLATVPREEPVVLVSNDRLLRIMADTSSGLRSEEYRCSIPFRSESERYTGFVPPADVVANSFTWEGAYPVFHDHALDTQEIKLAPTPWNIVPRDVYQALAMRLMLDPDIPLVSLQSTAGKGKTFLALGCALEMVLKEKRHKRIFISKPLVEIGPKLGYLPGDLTEKTDPYMEYIVDLMLKLHNEHRRAPNALAATPNGTSLSRLNPKVIQVLPINYTRGRNLEDCVVILDETQNLSREDLRTLLTRMGRNVKVICMGDTQQVDAPFNSPENNGLNWLVRLLRGNPGYAHLVLRGRKSRGPITDMVVAAGL; this is translated from the coding sequence ATGGCGAAGAAGAAGGTGGACGCAGGCAACGGCAAGCGCCGCAAGGAACGGGCAGCCCCCGTCACCGGCGCCACATCCGTCCCCGCGCCTTCTGCGATGCAGGAAGAGGCCCCGCCCCTGCCGGAACGCAACGGCAAGATCAAGCTCACGGCACTGGAGGATTTCGAGGAACACCGCCAGTCGCACCACGCCGACCTCAAGAACGCCGCACGCACGGCCCCCCGCCCCCCCGGCAAGGCGAACGGCAAGGCCGCCCGCGCGCCCGCCGCCCCCGCAACGTCTGCCGCATCCGCCCCGACGGGCCCGGCGAGCCGCCGCAAGCCCGCCACGCGCCCCACCACCGGAGAAATCCGCAAGCATTACGTCATCGACACCAACGTCCTGCTCGAAGACCCCGGCTGCATCGAACAGTTGCGCAGCGACAACGAGAACGCCTGCTACCTGCCGCAGACCGTGCTGCAAGAGTTGGACAAGCTGAAGCGCCAGCCCGCCAAGGCCCATCTGGTGTCCCGCGCCGTGTCCGCCGTGGAGGCCGCCGTCACCCGGGGCCACCTGCGGGTGGTCACCGGCGACTATCAGGCCCTGGCGCTGCCCTCGTCCGCGCCGGAGGTCAAATCCTCTCCCGACCAGTACATCATCGCCGATGCCCGCTCGCTGCTGGCCACCGTGCCGCGCGAGGAACCCGTGGTGCTCGTCTCCAATGACCGGCTGCTGCGCATCATGGCCGACACCAGTTCCGGCCTGCGCAGCGAGGAATACCGCTGCTCCATCCCCTTCCGCTCGGAATCGGAACGCTACACCGGCTTCGTGCCGCCCGCCGACGTGGTGGCCAACAGCTTCACCTGGGAAGGGGCGTACCCCGTGTTCCACGACCACGCGCTGGACACGCAGGAAATCAAGCTCGCCCCCACCCCGTGGAACATCGTGCCGCGCGACGTGTACCAGGCCCTTGCCATGCGCCTGATGCTGGACCCGGACATTCCGCTGGTCAGCCTGCAATCCACGGCGGGCAAGGGCAAGACCTTCCTTGCGCTGGGCTGCGCGCTGGAAATGGTGCTGAAGGAAAAGCGCCACAAGCGCATCTTCATCTCGAAGCCGCTGGTCGAAATCGGCCCCAAGCTGGGCTACCTGCCCGGCGACCTGACCGAAAAGACCGACCCGTACATGGAATACATCGTGGACCTGATGCTGAAGCTGCACAACGAGCACCGCCGCGCCCCCAACGCGCTGGCGGCCACGCCCAACGGCACCAGCCTCAGCCGCCTGAACCCAAAGGTGATCCAGGTACTGCCCATCAACTACACGCGGGGCCGCAACCTGGAAGACTGCGTGGTGATTCTGGACGAAACCCAGAACCTCTCGCGCGAGGACCTGCGCACCCTGCTCACCCGCATGGGCCGCAACGTGAAGGTTATCTGCATGGGCGACACCCAGCAGGTGGACGCCCCCTTCAACAGCCCGGAAAACAACGGCCTGAACTGGCTGGTGCGCCTGCTGCGCGGCAACCCCGGCTACGCGCATCTGGTGTTGCGTGGCCGCAAGAGCCGCGGCCCCATCACCGACATGGTGGTGGCGGCGGGGCTGTAG
- the mtgA gene encoding monofunctional biosynthetic peptidoglycan transglycosylase encodes MSTRYGRYGHHTTHGDHAPATPAADLPDIQLPAPQTEGGLTGRALHGVGWLVGRVLRGLALGTARVATATGRGICGALRWLAVSVWRMARGLWAIIAHVVGAMLGRKGGKAAGASGATGPSDTSGPSGVSSNSDGSSASGARGERAASPQGADRSDSPYLSMQPPSTPATPSRKTPQGPTRPRAPRSGWPLAVRLVLLVALLMGGDIARYVVWPPVGTLAKQNPAVTSFMEYRQGQWARQGRGPSYRQNWVGLGNISRYLVLAVTIAEDDKFWQHEGFDLDGMEDAFLRNIEEGRIAAGGSTITQQLAKNLWFTPEKSLSRKAKEAIMAWRLERELPKKRILELYLNVVEWGDGVFGAEAAARHHYGKSAAALTSWEAARLAAVLPNPLRWSPTGASRGVQVRASIIHSRMERRMGEG; translated from the coding sequence ATGTCCACCAGATATGGCCGATATGGTCACCATACCACCCACGGGGACCATGCCCCTGCCACGCCCGCAGCCGATCTGCCGGACATCCAGTTGCCCGCGCCGCAAACCGAAGGCGGCCTGACCGGTCGCGCGCTGCACGGCGTGGGCTGGCTGGTGGGCCGCGTGCTGCGCGGGCTGGCGCTGGGTACGGCGCGGGTCGCCACTGCGACAGGGCGGGGAATTTGCGGCGCATTACGCTGGCTGGCCGTGTCGGTGTGGCGCATGGCGCGCGGCCTGTGGGCGATCATCGCCCACGTGGTGGGCGCCATGTTGGGGCGCAAGGGCGGCAAGGCGGCAGGGGCGTCGGGCGCGACTGGACCCTCTGATACGTCGGGCCCATCGGGCGTGTCGTCCAATTCCGACGGCAGTTCGGCATCCGGGGCACGCGGGGAACGCGCTGCATCGCCGCAGGGCGCAGACCGAAGCGACTCCCCCTACCTCAGCATGCAGCCGCCCTCCACTCCAGCCACACCATCACGCAAGACACCGCAAGGCCCCACGCGCCCGCGTGCGCCGCGCTCCGGCTGGCCGCTGGCCGTGCGGCTGGTGCTGCTGGTGGCCCTGCTGATGGGCGGCGACATCGCCCGCTACGTGGTGTGGCCGCCCGTCGGCACGCTGGCAAAGCAGAACCCCGCCGTCACCTCGTTCATGGAGTACCGGCAGGGGCAGTGGGCGCGGCAGGGACGCGGCCCCAGCTACCGGCAGAACTGGGTGGGGCTTGGCAACATCTCGCGCTACCTCGTGCTCGCCGTGACCATCGCCGAGGACGACAAGTTCTGGCAGCACGAGGGGTTCGACCTTGACGGCATGGAAGATGCCTTCCTGCGCAACATCGAGGAAGGGCGCATTGCCGCCGGGGGCAGCACCATCACCCAGCAGCTTGCCAAGAACCTGTGGTTCACCCCGGAAAAGAGCCTGTCGCGCAAGGCCAAGGAAGCCATCATGGCCTGGCGGCTGGAGCGCGAACTGCCCAAAAAGCGCATCCTTGAACTGTACCTGAACGTGGTGGAATGGGGCGACGGCGTGTTCGGGGCGGAGGCCGCCGCGCGCCATCACTACGGCAAGTCCGCCGCCGCGCTCACCTCGTGGGAAGCGGCCCGCCTTGCTGCGGTACTGCCCAATCCCCTGCGCTGGTCGCCCACGGGCGCCTCGCGCGGGGTGCAGGTGCGGGCGTCGATCATCCATTCGCGCATGGAGCGACGGATGGGAGAGGGGTAG
- a CDS encoding glycine betaine ABC transporter substrate-binding protein, translating to MKKILLMTLAVLLLATQAVAADGKPVRLAYVEWDCATASTHLAKAVIEDNLGHKVEVLPVSAAAMWMAVASGDVDGMVTAWLPVTHGDYLKKVEGKVKDLGPLVGGARLGWAVPDYVPLKSIEELNANADKFKGKVIGIDPGSGLMKLSEKAMKEYGLNKLTLVEGSGATMTAALDDAIRRKEWIVVTAWSPHWMFGRWKLHYLDDPKKVLGEEERIHTVVRNGLDKDMPDVYAFLDRFRYADANQLETLMAWNQEKGADLMANARRFMKEHPELVKEWLAK from the coding sequence ATGAAGAAGATACTGCTGATGACCCTGGCGGTCCTGCTGCTGGCAACGCAGGCCGTTGCGGCTGACGGCAAGCCCGTTCGCCTTGCCTACGTGGAATGGGATTGCGCCACGGCCAGCACCCATCTGGCCAAGGCGGTGATCGAGGACAATCTGGGCCACAAGGTGGAAGTGCTGCCCGTCAGCGCCGCCGCCATGTGGATGGCCGTGGCCTCCGGCGACGTGGACGGCATGGTCACCGCGTGGCTGCCCGTGACCCACGGCGACTACCTGAAGAAGGTGGAAGGCAAGGTGAAGGATCTTGGCCCGCTGGTGGGCGGGGCGCGCCTTGGCTGGGCGGTGCCCGACTATGTGCCGCTGAAGTCCATAGAGGAACTGAACGCCAACGCGGACAAGTTCAAGGGCAAGGTCATCGGCATCGACCCCGGTTCCGGCCTGATGAAGCTGTCCGAAAAGGCCATGAAGGAATACGGCCTGAACAAGCTGACCCTGGTCGAGGGCAGCGGGGCCACCATGACCGCCGCACTGGACGACGCCATCCGCCGCAAGGAATGGATCGTGGTCACCGCCTGGTCGCCGCACTGGATGTTCGGCCGCTGGAAGCTGCACTACCTGGATGACCCCAAGAAGGTGCTGGGCGAAGAGGAACGCATCCACACCGTGGTGCGCAACGGCCTGGACAAGGACATGCCCGACGTCTACGCCTTTCTCGACCGCTTCCGCTATGCCGACGCCAACCAGTTGGAAACGCTGATGGCCTGGAATCAGGAAAAGGGCGCCGACCTGATGGCCAACGCCCGGCGGTTCATGAAGGAGCACCCCGAACTGGTCAAGGAGTGGCTGGCCAAGTAG
- a CDS encoding ABC transporter permease, protein MDMTNLMGAEGIVPRIPLGQWLEAAIDFLVTHLAPATRAFSAVTESGLNLLEAGLDALPPLLVIAFVGLVAWRVTRKVALGVFAVAGLALVWNMGLWQATMSTLALVLVATLLAVLVGIPLGIAAAMSDRARAVVMPVLDVMQTMPAFVYLIPAIPFFGLGKVAAVFATVIFAMPPAIRFTCLGIRQVPAELVECAEAFGTGRFQRLVKLELPLAAPTMLAGVNQTVMLALSMVVIAAMIGARGLGGEVWKAIQRLEMGNGFEAGIGIVIVAICLDRILQHVGKRVGS, encoded by the coding sequence ATGGATATGACGAACCTGATGGGGGCAGAGGGCATTGTTCCCCGCATCCCCCTTGGACAGTGGCTGGAAGCAGCCATCGACTTTCTGGTTACCCACCTGGCCCCGGCCACGCGGGCCTTTTCCGCCGTGACCGAAAGCGGCCTGAACCTGCTGGAGGCCGGGCTGGACGCGTTGCCGCCGTTGCTGGTCATCGCCTTCGTGGGGCTGGTGGCGTGGCGCGTCACCCGCAAGGTGGCGCTGGGCGTATTTGCCGTGGCCGGGCTGGCCCTGGTCTGGAACATGGGCCTGTGGCAGGCCACCATGAGCACCCTTGCACTGGTGCTGGTGGCCACCCTGCTGGCCGTGCTGGTGGGCATTCCGCTGGGCATCGCAGCGGCCATGAGCGACCGGGCCCGCGCCGTGGTCATGCCCGTGCTGGACGTGATGCAGACCATGCCCGCCTTCGTCTACCTGATTCCCGCCATTCCCTTCTTTGGCCTTGGCAAGGTGGCCGCCGTGTTCGCCACGGTGATCTTTGCCATGCCGCCCGCCATCCGCTTCACCTGTCTGGGCATCCGGCAGGTGCCCGCCGAACTGGTGGAATGCGCGGAAGCCTTCGGCACCGGGCGCTTTCAGCGGCTGGTGAAGCTGGAACTGCCCCTGGCCGCGCCCACCATGCTGGCGGGCGTGAACCAGACCGTCATGCTGGCCCTGTCCATGGTGGTCATTGCCGCCATGATCGGCGCGCGCGGCCTGGGCGGCGAGGTGTGGAAGGCCATCCAGCGGCTGGAAATGGGCAACGGCTTCGAAGCGGGCATAGGCATCGTCATCGTGGCCATCTGCCTTGACCGTATATTGCAGCATGTGGGGAAGCGGGTGGGGAGCTAA